Genomic segment of Peromyscus leucopus breed LL Stock chromosome 23, UCI_PerLeu_2.1, whole genome shotgun sequence:
TGAGGAAGAGCGTCGGGCCATGCAAGCAGCCCTAGACTCCATCGTCTGCCACACGCCCCTCAATAACCTTGGCTTCTCCCGGAAGGGCAGCGCACTGACCTTCAGTGTGGCCTTCCAGGCCCTGAGGACGGGGCTCTTTGAGGTGGGCCCAGCGTTGGGTGGAACAGTTGGGGTTTCCTAGCTTCTAGAGGGGAAATGTCTTAGGTGGCACTGGAAGGCTGGGCACAGGGAAGGTGAAACCCAGTCCAACCTGGGTCTGTGTGAAGGTCTGCATCTTCCTACCCAGCTGAGCCAGCACATGAAACTGAAGCTCCAGTTCACGGCCAGTGTGTCCCACCCTCCGCCTGAGGCCCGGCCCCTGTCCCGCAAGAGCAGTCCCAGCAGTCCTGCAGTCCGGGACCTGGTGGAAAGAcaccaggccagcctaggccgtTCTCAGTCCTTCTCCCACCAACAGCCTTCCCGTAGCCACCTCATGAGGTAAGGGGCCTGGACTGGTGTCAGGGTGGCCAAGAAGGAagttgggaggcaggagcagggcgCTGGGAGGGATGCTGGGCCCTCCCAGAGCCCACAGCCTCTGTCTTCTCCCAGGTCTGGCAGCGTGATGGAACGCAGGGCCATCACACCCCCCGTGGCCTCCCCCGTCGGCCGTCCCCTCTACCTGCCCCCGGACAAGGCTGTGCTTTCTCTAGACAAGATTGCCAAGCGCGAGTGTAAAGTCTTGGTGGTGGAGCCCGTCAAGTAGCACCAATCTGCTCGCTCAGCTCCGTACACTCCAGAAACCCTAAGCCCCCGGAGGGCTCCTTGTTCCTAGGCGGCGTCTCCCACTGGAGGCGGAGAGGCCCTTCAgggctgcctgtctgtctgctggtGAGGGACGAGGGCAGAAGCTGTGAAATGGGCAGCAGGGATGCAGCTCGGCCAACAGTATTCCCCAAGTTCTCGTGGGGGGGCCGGCCCCACCCCAGCAGGGCAAGGGGCTGCAGGCGCTCCCTTGTCCCAGTCCTTCCCTCTGTCCCGAGTTTACAGAGTATTCTCATCCTGTTCAgtcctctctgcctctgaaattcCCTTCCACCCACCCGCAGGGCTGAGATTAGAGGGTGGTAGTGGTAAAGGGACCCCAACAATGACAATGACTCTCCTGTCTCAGGGGTTGGGGGCATAGCTAGGTGGCCTCTTTCTGCCCCTCATGTTTACGTTGGCAGCCTGAAGCACTTTAAGTTccgttttcttggtttttgttttattttggtttttttttttttttttttttgtctgttcctGTAACTTATTCTCTGACTACATCTTCCAACTAAAGTAAAACTATTAAAAGCTGTTCAGGAGGGAGTCTCTGTTGTCTACGTGTTGACTACAGGGGAGGTCACCTTCAGTATACAAACAGCTGCCTTCCTATCCATGATTCTCCAATTCCTAGTTTTACTTAGGTTGGTTTTCTGAAACACCCTAGACTGGCCCTGAAACCGCTATGCAGCAGCCCAGACTGTCTAAAACTTGATGCTCCTTacttgcctctcaagtgctgggattacagatgtgcatcaccgCACCTGTCTCCAGTGCTCAGTTCTGGCTGCCTGCTGGTGGTCTTGTCCCACGGATGGACTGAGGTATGGCTGTCTTCCTAGAAGGACCAAGACGGGCACAAAGGTGTGACCTCAGCCCCACCCAAACAAACCATTCTATGCACACGTCCTGAGCCCCGGAAGGGTTGGACTGCTGTTTATTAcgcagaagggaagaaaggaggggatgCTCTTGCCATGGTTTCCCTTTGTGTCTTGCGTGGGGGTGAGGAGGTGGCGAGCACAGGCCCAGTTCCAGCAGCGAGAAAGGTAGAGGACAGTGTCCCCCGTCACAGGCCCCAGCGGCAGTCCACTTCTCCAGCCAGCCCCTTCTGCAGCTCAGACATCAATAGGTTCCCGACCTCGGTTCTGCCTCTTTACCACAAACACCCTCTGTCCGGACACAGTCACCAGCAGCGTGTGTTCACCAAAGACCactggaagggaaggaagcaaagTCGGTGGACAGTGGCCTCCAGGGGGGTCACAGCAAAACTGGCTGGGGTGGGACAAAGGAGAGGTGGCTGTGAAAACCCTTCCTACCCCTATCACTCGGTTCTCATACTAGAGGATCTCAAACTGAGGGCAGTGGTTGAACCAGGGACCCCAGGAGGAACTGGGAGTCAGTGGGATGGAGCCAGATATTCCTCCCTAAGCAGAGAGGCCTCTAAAAGCAACCCCCCGCCCAAAGCAGGAGCTCACCAGACAGGCGCTTGAAAGGGATGTTCGTGCCATGGTGCAGCCTGAAGCCACAGGCTGTGCTGACCAGCTCTGAGATGGTGCTGGCTGCCTGCTCATCGTTCTCAAGGTCTCCAGATGACTGTATGTGCATGGAGGACGGTAGAGGCAAAAAGTGAGGGACCAGTGTTAGGAACAGATGTCAAGGCACAGGACCGCTGGCTCCCATACTTGTTATGGTCTCCCACAGTCCCAAGTTGCCCAGCACTGGATAAATTCTACCTGAAGCTTCGTTATGGTGGTGTTGCCTTCCCTTGTGCCATCCTGTTTCTCACCCTGAAATGCCAGCCTTTACTTGTAACTGCTGATAcccatgctggggatcaaagcctTAGGTATGTTCATCAAATGAACtatcacaccccagcccctctaggcaggggctctaccactgagtcacaccccagcccctcactgggggattctaggcaggggctctaccactgagccacaccccagccctgcaCTAGGAGAGGGCAGGTGCTCCACCACGAACACTCTAGCATGGGTCTACCACTGAGTACACACAGCCCtgcactggggattctaggcggtgCCTAAACTGagccaccccagccctcactaggcagggctctaccactgagccaccccagccCTCACGATCTAGGCAGGCTCTACACTgacacaccccagccctcactgggggattctaggcaggtgctctaccactgagccacaccccagcccctcactggggattctagcagggctctaccactgagccacaccccagcccctcactggggattctaggcagggctctaccactgagccacaccccagcccctcactaggggattctaggcaggggctctaccactgagccacaccccagcccctcactgggggattctaggcaggtgctctaccactgagccataccccagcccctcactgggggattctaggcaggtgctctaccactgagccacaccccagcccctcactgggggattctaggcaggtgctcgaCCATTGAGCCAtggcccccagcccctcacctaGGATTCCTGGCAGATGTTCCACCACCGCTGAGCCAACTGTCAGTCTTTAAAGTCTCTACCTATTCCCAGTCTTCCCACTTGTCCTGTCTGTAGGCTATGAAACAGAAACACCCACTTTGTCTTGGAAACCTTCCTTCTGGCTACTCCTTGGGTAAATGATAGGACTACTGTCCAGACTTCCTCTGAACAATAGTACAGGCTGTCTCAACTTCTTTCTACTGTTTCTAAGTGAGCCATTACTAGGCTTAGTTCCTTTTGCTCTTAGTTTTTCCATCTGTATATTGGGGTCAACAGGACCTATTTTATGGGCTTGTGAAAGTTTCATAAGAAAACAATGAGAGCATTATGTACCTACTTAATAAATGTTCTATATAACTGCTATCAAACTCAGTATCTACAGTCGGGCCATCAAAATTCCCCTTAGCTACCTCCTAGGTCAGCTTCCTTTCTCAATTTCTTATTTGTTCAGGCACCATAGTATTTTCTGGTTTTTCCAGTTCAAAGTCCTGCTGCATGAGTACTTCAGAAAGGTAATATACACCCAGAAGTACTTTTATCTAATTATTACCAACATATATTAACACCTCTACGATGTATTCtctgggctgtggagatggcttagtgaataagagcacttgctgtacaagcagaaggacctgagttcaaatccccagccaggcatggccacacttgtaaccccagcactatggGGGCACAGACAGGTTAATCACTGGGGCTTGCTCAGGGCTGCAAgcctagctccaggctcagtgagcgACCCTGCTTcaagaaataaggcagagagatAAAGCTGGACTCTCGTATCCTGCACTGGCCTCAGCACACGCATGGGCACACGTGTGCAAACACATACTAAAAATAGATACAATGTCTTCTGTCCGTGTTCCTTATTGCTAACAGTCTCATTTCCTACCTAGATGACACTCCTCAAGAGTCTTGTCAAACCTTTTCAGTGacttatgttttttctttaaataacccTCAAAGATGTCAAAGCTAGCCACAGGAAGTCCTCCACTGTCAAGATTCTTACCACATCATCCTTCCTGCTCAAACCGTTTCAACACAAACCCACACCTAACCCAGACAAGCACTGACAGGCTCAGGCCAGTATGTCCAGCTCCCAGCCCTGAGTGTTCTTTTTCTCGTTCACAACCTTCTGACCTTGCAGCTCAGCTCAACTTCTGCCTCTAAAGAAGTCTTgccattgccgggcggtggtggcgcacgcctttaatcccagcactcgggaggcagagcaggcggatctctgtggttcgagcctggctacaagtgagttcaggaaaggcgcaaagctacacagagaaaccctgtctcggaaaaaacaaaaccaaacaaaaaaaaaaaagaagtcttgccattaaaaaaaaaaaaagttctagggGCAGGTGAAATGGTTCAGAACATAAAAATGCTCACCTcaatgcctgatgacctgagttcagtcctcaggacccacgtggtggaaggagaactcACTCCCGAAGGTGCCTCTGACATTCACACCCAAATGTGCCCCCATGTGGGTTTTAAAGATACACCAAATAAAAACATACTACAAGTGACCAGTTGTCATCAAACTAATTGTACGACTTTagaaaagtggttttttttttgttgttgttgttgttgtttttttgtttttttaggcaaGGTTACATGAAGTCCAGACTGGGagtgaacttactatgtagccaaggatgaccctgaacttctgatctgcctgtctccgcctttcaagggctgggattatgtcccatcatgtttggttttatacagtactggggactgaacccaaggctttgtgcgtGCTCAGCAAATTAACTCTCcgaactgagctacatccccagccctttggTAACAAACCTCTTATAATACCATAAAACAGGAGACTTGGATTCCAGACATTTAATTACTGAAAGCTTACTATATGGCAAGCAGGGAGCCAGACAGAGGACAAAAATAGACAACTGGGAGAAACTGGGCAAGATTTGAAGGGATTTCTGGACCGTGTATCCCACAAGGACACCTTCCCACTACCACCCCCGTCCCGCCCCGTGCGCGCACGCCTTGCTTTTCCACAACGCACCGCTAACACTGCACCTTCGCTCAGCACCAGGTAGCCAAGCTGGTCTGGGATTCGCTCCAGTCCCTGGGTCAGTGCGGAAGTCTAGCGGGTAAAAAAGGCAAGGGGTGAGGAGCGTGACAGCCTTGCAGACCCATCTTCCTCCTGAATAGGGCCCTTCCAGACCCTCTAAATGGCTTGTAGGACTGAGTCTCCATCCACGGTCACTAGTGGACCCCCAAGCTCTTCCACTTGTCAAGTAGGCGACCCAGGAGGCCTTCCTAGCCCCATAGCCCCTCCTCGGGGCCCTTCTCACTCCAGTCCCCTTGTGCCCCGCCCCTTGTGCCATCTAGACTATTCCCCAGCCGCAGAACACCGGGTGGCAGAGccttctccagccctccctgTCGCCTCCCTCCCATCTCCGTTCCCTCTCGGTCCCAGGGTGGACTGGAGGTGACAGCGGAAGGCAGGCCATAAGGGGGCAACCGAAGCTTGGGGAACAGGGACGCGGAACCCTAGGCGTGCACGCCCGCGCATGCGTCCCAACTCACCATCTCAGCCGTAGGTGCCGGGGGAGCTGTCTACCGGATAGGTAGCTTCCGGCGCCAGGCTGGAGTCATGTGGTTTCACTAGCTGACTCTAGCCCAGCCCTTCGCCTGCCGATTGGAGGGCGGATCCGTCATCAGACTTCATCAACCACTGCGGAGCGCCGCTTCCCGGACACACCCGTGGATTGGTTGCATTTCTCCGACCCGGGGAGAGCGTCGGAAGAGTCCGCGAGTTagtgggcggggcggggcggggcggggcgggggcagggCGGGACACTCCCACCCTCGGGCTCTACGAATGTGCGCATGTGCGCGCTGGTCTTTGGTGCAGAAACTAACGGAGTCTAGTGATGGTAAGGGAACACTCCTTAGGTGTCTTGCCTCAACCTGAAATGAGGAACTAACGTGAAAGAAAGACGATGGGTTGCATATGAAAAGCCGTTCACAATGTTACTCTTCTGTCTTGAGGTTTAAGAGTGAAGCAACCCATATATAACGAATGGGTAAGTCAATTTTGGGGAATATACGCAGTGGCCTAAGATGAACACAAGGGAATACGGTTCCTGTTGTGCCCTGGGCGCGAGatcccccaaagagaccaccagagacacgaGCTCACCAAAATGCAGAAGCAAGGTTTATTGGAGCAGTTCAATCCCCGGGGCCGGGACCTCATCAAGCCATCCAacacagtagaggctggaggaggtgcccgcccctctgctcagtttttaaaggcaaaaaccacaaggttacatcagttaggggtgctagtacgggtacaattctgattggctcaggTTTTAGGGGCTTTCCAGAATTTTTGTGTTATCTTACTTTTTAGTTTTGActggttgtttgtcaaactttatagactgTCTCCGGCATTGGGGCATCTGTGTTAATCAATTGCTACCAGTTAGTCcctcaaacatcctgactttgtacttttgacCATCTCCCGCATTGGAgcattctatggttaatcagttgctaccaggtggctcttcaaacatcctgactttgtcctgggaccgatgtcagcagctctgagaatttagaaactcaggcctgtttcaagctggggtgaggggcttgcttgaaatgggggtgctttggttcttcagtCCCGACGTCCCGACGTACAGTGCAGCATGAGAATCTCGAAAACATGATAGAGAtggagaaagcaggctggagagatggcttcagaGACCACTCAGCTAAATAGCCAGTTCAAAGATAGTCTGAGGCCTGAGCTACCTGCCGAGACCCTgaccaacacacatatacacttctGGCAAATTCAGAAAAACTGGAAGCATGTTAGTGGCTGGTAGTGGGGCAAGAGAACAGGGAGAGGCTGTTAATgcgactttttttgttttgtttgtttgttttttgagggggCAGGGTGACTGCACATCTTTGTGAATGTGCTGAAGTCACTGAATCCTACACTTTGAAATAgagaattttattaattaatgtgTGAATTATACCCCGCCCCCCTTTTCAGTCCTGAGAATTATAGCTCAACAGTGAAAGTCCTTGGTCCCAAATCCTCCTGCTGTAGAAGCAGCAGCTGACTAGAGAAGAGGCATGTCTTTTAAAGTGAGGTGAGGCTGTGACCATCACTTAAGTGCAAACACTTACCTAGCACTTACAGGCCCCAACTTCAATCTTGATGACAAAAATATGGAAgaaggactggcaagatggctcagcaggcaaaggggcttgcagccaagcctaatAACCTGAGTTCGATCACCGGGTCCCACATTGTGAAAGTAAACaaccgactcccacaagttgtcctctgacctccacctgtgagCCATGGCACACGTGGccgcacacatacacgcatgtgtacataataaattaataaaaataaaagtataattacaatataaaatttaatttaaatgggTCTGGTAatgcatatctataatcccatACTCAGGAGTGAAGTGGGAGgatcttgaattttattttaaggtaaaTAGTGAGATTGTCTCTAAAGAGTTTTAAATTAGTGAAGATTGTCGAGAGAAAGTTATTCAGAGATGTTAAATATGCAAGGCCTTCCCTGGCCTTAGACACTCATGA
This window contains:
- the Lamtor4 gene encoding ragulator complex protein LAMTOR4 isoform X1; the encoded protein is MTSALTQGLERIPDQLGYLVLSEGAVLASSGDLENDEQAASTISELVSTACGFRLHHGTNIPFKRLSVVFGEHTLLVTVSGQRVFVVKRQNRGREPIDV
- the Lamtor4 gene encoding ragulator complex protein LAMTOR4 isoform X2, producing the protein MSSGDLENDEQAASTISELVSTACGFRLHHGTNIPFKRLSVVFGEHTLLVTVSGQRVFVVKRQNRGREPIDV